The proteins below come from a single Tribolium castaneum strain GA2 chromosome 9, icTriCast1.1, whole genome shotgun sequence genomic window:
- the LOC662080 gene encoding leucine-rich repeat-containing protein 24 produces the protein MRCRMSWRGALVFLILSLTQCSGCPVFCSCKWKSGKQTVECINKDLLVIPEGMDSSTQVLQFCGNNLQTLQRDKFLKMDLINLQRIYLCRCRITSIDDRTFRGLTNLVELDLSGNLLETVPSETFLDCPSLMRLSLNANPIKTLRRAAFNHLSFLNTIELSNCEISNVEQGAFQGLYSLEWLHLNGNKMTTLQGATYLPKSLKGVQLQENPWECDCHILELHAWLRAFTMPHSVEPLCNGPTRLRSRTIKSVPVGELACLPEVSPTMFYLEIGEGKNVTLLCQVNAIPEARISWTFQGQLLQNDSMIAPGVHLLYFIEEGAVEKRSELFIYNSNSDDNGTFICNAENAAGLVQANFTIRVIVKHDTPPVTNELPFEFILITLSAAAVSILLLLVVILLSIIKCHRNARLKKKRNNSKAALSNTTKDNLLQESVDDYSEKPPTQEEETMLYNTPPEDLPVSSIPPTLTPYQLEQNPDLINGTESVGRFTPLKKRDLYVYAPDVHLNPVGLLNSGSNCYKTLPYNRNKRSNAANPAGRFSREAEFLQRTMHPSYEHYSDVRYTADGYPVRTNEGAVEPCCSTTTTVSWPSCVPASFVAKDCVKSVGAQTEDTNTKCEPIKETFTESLDEGYEGEGAEGNVENH, from the exons ATGAGATGCAGAATGTCTTGGAGAGGTGCACTTGTGTTTCTCATATTGTCTCTGACTCAGTGTAGTGGTTGTCCGGTTTTCTGTTCGTGCAAGTGGAAGAGCGGTAAGCAGACAGTCGAGTGCATCAATAAGGACCTCCTTGTCATCCCCGAAGGTATGGATTCCAGTACTCAAGTGCTGCAGTTTTGCGGGAACAATTTGCAAACACTGCAGCGCGACAAGTTCCTCAAAATGGACTTAATTAACTTACAACGGATATATTTGTGCCGTTGCCGCATTACAAGCATCGACGATCGGACGTTCCGCGGGTTAACAAACCTCGTCGAATTGGATTTGTCCGGCAACTTGCTCGAGACGGTTCCCAGTGAAACGTTCCTCGACTGCCCTTCGCTAATGAGGCTCTCACTTAATGCTAATCCTATAAAGACCCTCCGACGGGCGGCATTCAACCATCTGTCTTTCCTAAACACCATCGAGCTCAGCAATTGCGAGATATCAAACGTGGAGCAGGGGGCCTTCCAGGGGCTGTACAGTCTCGAGTGGCTGCACCTCAACGGAAACAAGATGACGACGCTGCAAGGAGCGACCTATCTGCCGAAATCTTTGAAAGGGGTGCAACTCCAGGAAAATCCATGGGAGTGCGACTGCCACATACTTGAACTTCACGCTTGGCTGAGGGCTTTCACCATGCCACATTCCGTCGAGCCGCTCTGTAATGGACCAACTCGACTCCGGAGTCGCACAATTAAATCGGTGCCGGTGGGAGAACTCGCTTGTTTACCTGAAGTTTCACCCACGATGTTCTATCTCGAAATCGGGGAAGGCAAAAATGTCACGCTTTTATGCCAAGTTAACGCAATCCCCGAAGCGAGAATTTCCTGGACGTTCCAAGGACAATTGCTACAGAACGACTCCATGATTGCACCAGGTGTTCATCTCTTGTATTTCATCGAGGAGGGAGCCGTCGAAAAACGCAGCGAACTCTTCATTTACAATTCTAACAG TGACGACAACGGAACCTTCATATGCAACGCCGAAAATGCAGCCGGACTTGTCCAAGCAAATTTCACGATTCGAGTAATCGTCAAACACGACACTCCACCAGTCACAAACGAACTCCCCTTCGAGTTCATCCTAATCACGCTCTCAGCAGCGGCTGTCTCAATCCTCCTCTTGTTAGTCGTAATACTCCTATCTATAATAAAATGCCACCGAAACGCCCGATTGAAAAAGAAACGAAACAACTCGAAAGCCGCTCTCAGTAACACAACCAAGGACAATCTTCTCCAAGAAAGCGTCGACGACTACTCGGAGAAACCCCCAACTCAGGAGGAAGAAACCATGCTTTACAACACCCCTCCTGAAGACCTCCCCGTGTCTTCAATCCCCCCGACACTCACGCCGTACCAGCTAGAGCAAAACCCCGACCTCATCAACGGCACTGAAAGTGTGGGGCGGTTCACCCCCTTGAAAAAACGCGACCTGTACGTCTACGCCCCCGACGTTCACCTCAACCCCGTGGGGTTGCTCAACTCGGGCTCGAACTGCTACAAAACGCTCCCCTACAACAGGAACAAGCGCTCCAATGCTGCCAATCCAGCTGGGAGGTTCTCCCGCGAAGCTGAGTTCCTCCAACGGACGATGCATCCGTCGTATGAGCACTACAGTGACGTGAGGTACACTGCAGACGGGTATCCGGTGAGGACCAACGAGGGGGCTGTGGAGCCCTGCTGCTCCACAACGACTACGGTTAGTTGGCCGTCGTGTGTCCCCGCGAGTTTTGTTGCGAAAGACTGTGTGAAGAGTGTGGGTGCTCAGACTGAGGACACAAACACCAAATGTGAGCCGATTAAAGAGACGTTCACGGAGAGTCTGGATGAGGGATACGAAGGGGAAGGGGCGGAGGGTAATGTGGAGAATCATTGA